In Micromonospora cremea, the genomic window GATCGATCGCCTCCGGCCACTCCCCCGCCGCATGTGTTCAGCGTGATGATCGGCGTAGCATGGCCCAGCGCCATCTGAACCGTCTTCACACTCGCCCCGCCGTGGATCAACAGTGTGGCGAAGTAGTGGCGCAGCCCGTGGTAGCCAAACCCCGCCGGTACCCCGTCGACCGCCTCCACCGCCTTCTTCCCTGGGTAGGCCCAGCCGGTGCGCTGCATCGGGTTGCCTCGGCCGCTGGTAAACAGCAACTTCGCCGAAAGGGCAGCCCAGCACTTCGCCTTCATCATCGTCGGCGCGACGCTGGACCGGGTCATGTTCGAAGGCGAAGGAGCCATTCCCTCCGGCCCCGAACTGGACCGGCTCGCAGACAGCGGGGTCGAGGCGTTCCTCGCAGCGTACCGACCCGACGAGCGTCCATAGCCGTGCCGACTCCCTGACGACATGATGCCCCGCCCTAGTGGGCCTTCCGGCGGATGGACTCCTGCCGGACCGCCTCAGTGAGATCCCGCCA contains:
- a CDS encoding tyrosine-type recombinase/integrase, with product MTRSSVAPTMMKAKCWAALSAKLLFTSGRGNPMQRTGWAYPGKKAVEAVDGVPAGFGYHGLRHYFATLLIHGGASVKTVQMALGHATPIITLNTCGGGVAGGDRSYAEPG